GTTTTGCAGACCACTGCCTAGCCACTCGGCCATCCGACCTGAATTTAGACTGCAAACATAATAAAAAAAGTTATACAAAATAAAATTGCGCTTTATTGCTGACGTCGTTCAACAGTGTACTCGACAGATTTAACAAGTTCATTCATAGGGGGAGAAATTTTAATTACTGTCAACCCCGCAAGTTCTATGTGCGGCCATTTATTGATTATCTTTGTGATAATTCGATCTGCAACATGTTCAATTAGCTTAGATGATTTTGACATCTCCTTTGCAGCTAAATCAGTAAGTGCAACATAGTCAACCGTATCAAATAGCGAATCCGTCTTTTCAGCTTTTGAAAAATTACCTTCAACCCAAATATTTAACTTATACTTTGATCCTATTTTATTCTCTTCATTATAGCAACCGTGATAGCTATACAAAATTAAATCCCGAATTAAAATTTTTCCCACTATACAATTGTATTTAAAGCATACTTAATGCGACCTTGAACTTTGCTTGATCCAAGTAATTCCATCACAATAAACAGTGATGGACCTGCTATTTTACCGGTAACCGCAATTCTTAACATTGGCATGATTTTTCCAAAACCTAAATTATTTGATTGTAGATAGTTTTTAAAAACTAACTCTA
The nucleotide sequence above comes from Flavobacteriales bacterium TMED191. Encoded proteins:
- the folB gene encoding dihydroneopterin aldolase; this translates as MVGKILIRDLILYSYHGCYNEENKIGSKYKLNIWVEGNFSKAEKTDSLFDTVDYVALTDLAAKEMSKSSKLIEHVADRIITKIINKWPHIELAGLTVIKISPPMNELVKSVEYTVERRQQ